A genomic segment from Candidatus Zixiibacteriota bacterium encodes:
- a CDS encoding CPBP family intramembrane glutamic endopeptidase, whose product MNSVSPMKKKGNFMSINQASRVLSALSIAVAIFLVAIVLPRMIFESGPARLATTQGLELILSLVAIAVLGKGKFSEYGFCLPKGGYQWMLIAATAPLLGIAATIAVLGLGGSGSPVAKSLTFPQIVLFVWILSSTIEEVFTRGFLQGHLAPLSGRYLEFPLFKIEIPVLVSAVFFSAMHLVLAFSGADAVTTVVTLLFTFAIGLIAGHLRSLTGSLIPAIVVHMLANIGGMIGGILYAVFCMLTGRPLPGV is encoded by the coding sequence ATGAATTCAGTTTCTCCCATGAAGAAGAAGGGTAATTTCATGTCAATCAACCAGGCATCACGGGTTCTCTCGGCGCTTTCAATCGCGGTGGCGATTTTCCTGGTCGCTATTGTCCTGCCGAGGATGATTTTCGAGTCGGGTCCGGCTCGCTTAGCGACTACCCAGGGACTGGAGTTGATACTGTCGCTTGTCGCAATCGCGGTTTTGGGCAAAGGGAAATTCAGCGAGTACGGTTTTTGTTTGCCGAAAGGCGGGTATCAGTGGATGTTGATAGCCGCGACGGCTCCGCTTCTGGGGATAGCGGCAACGATCGCCGTTCTGGGGCTGGGAGGATCCGGCAGCCCGGTGGCAAAAAGCCTCACTTTTCCTCAGATTGTATTGTTCGTGTGGATCCTGTCAAGCACGATAGAAGAAGTATTTACGCGGGGGTTTCTCCAGGGCCATCTGGCGCCTCTATCCGGCAGGTATTTGGAGTTTCCTTTATTCAAGATTGAAATTCCTGTTTTGGTCAGCGCGGTGTTTTTCTCGGCGATGCACTTGGTGCTGGCGTTCAGTGGCGCTGACGCAGTCACGACGGTTGTGACCCTGTTGTTTACGTTCGCGATAGGTCTCATAGCCGGGCATCTGAGGTCGCTCACGGGTAGTCTTATTCCGGCAATAGTGGTGCATATGCTGGCCAATATTGGCGGGATGATCGGCGGGATCTTGTACGCCGTGTTCTGCATGCTCACCGGGCGGCCGTTGCCGGGGGTGTAG
- a CDS encoding TolC family protein has protein sequence MTRPWIAALVLLMFVITGGSARGNQAVLDSLIAEALANNPSLKAAAFEANGSRFSANAAGTLPDPEFSIGLMNLPRTSLALDEVPMSGVSLGFSQMVPWPGKLKAASRIARIDQQRDEVSIAAVRNRVIREVTDAYYDYSYWKLGEGLIDDNLELTKATVAVTEERYANGDATAHDVLMAQTTASRLEIRLLTARQMQQSAILELCRVVGDSSDAEDLSPYLPVPAVVFDDTSTISSNPYLLDADLATDRARVKRSLSRSQYWPDIMLGVDYLARKAVPGDMSPGTDWVSVHVGLSVPLWFFSKQKNNVRASEQMILSSQQQQRAVSDRLREQVEDGRLNVRVLMESLQKYDNAIVPQAKAGYDAAEIAYEVGKIDFNALLAAQVQLLDVQLERLDLVRRINRAKAMLSELYGNESER, from the coding sequence ATGACCAGACCGTGGATAGCGGCGCTGGTGCTGCTGATGTTTGTAATAACAGGCGGTTCGGCGAGGGGCAATCAGGCAGTTCTCGATTCATTGATAGCGGAGGCACTGGCCAATAATCCATCTTTGAAGGCGGCGGCTTTCGAAGCCAATGGATCGAGGTTCAGCGCGAACGCGGCCGGGACGCTACCGGACCCCGAGTTTTCGATCGGCCTGATGAATCTTCCCCGTACTTCGCTGGCCCTCGATGAAGTGCCGATGTCGGGTGTTTCGCTCGGGTTTTCACAAATGGTGCCCTGGCCGGGCAAGCTGAAGGCCGCGTCCCGAATTGCCCGGATCGACCAGCAGCGCGACGAGGTATCGATAGCGGCTGTGCGCAACCGGGTGATTCGCGAAGTGACCGATGCCTACTACGATTATTCGTACTGGAAACTCGGCGAAGGTTTAATTGACGACAATCTTGAACTGACAAAAGCGACCGTCGCCGTAACCGAGGAGCGCTACGCCAACGGTGACGCCACGGCTCATGATGTTCTAATGGCGCAGACGACCGCTTCGCGCCTCGAAATACGTCTTCTGACCGCCCGTCAGATGCAGCAGTCGGCAATACTTGAATTATGCCGCGTTGTTGGGGATTCCTCGGACGCGGAGGATCTTTCTCCCTATTTACCGGTGCCGGCAGTCGTTTTCGATGATACATCGACAATATCAAGCAATCCGTACCTTCTGGACGCTGATCTTGCCACAGACCGGGCGAGAGTGAAGCGCAGTTTGTCGCGCTCGCAGTATTGGCCCGACATTATGCTGGGTGTGGATTATCTCGCGCGCAAGGCAGTGCCAGGAGATATGTCGCCCGGTACGGACTGGGTTTCGGTGCATGTCGGCCTCAGCGTACCGTTGTGGTTTTTCAGCAAGCAGAAAAACAACGTGCGGGCATCGGAGCAAATGATACTCTCATCGCAACAGCAGCAAAGGGCGGTGTCCGACAGGCTCCGTGAGCAGGTCGAAGACGGCCGGTTGAATGTGAGGGTTTTGATGGAAAGCTTGCAGAAGTATGACAATGCCATTGTGCCTCAGGCAAAGGCCGGCTACGATGCCGCGGAAATTGCCTATGAGGTAGGAAAAATAGATTTCAACGCCCTCTTAGCGGCGCAGGTGCAGCTTCTCGATGTTCAACTGGAACGTCTGGATCTGGTTCGGCGGATCAACCGGGCCAAAGCGATGCTGAGTGAGTTGTACGGGAACGAAAGTGAAAGGTAA
- a CDS encoding amidohydrolase family protein, producing MKNSGLILLLAFVIFGSCNNATSPDEIGDRFAFINFTLIDGTGSAPVSDAALVVENGRITAVGSVGSTPIPASLPIIDLSGAYVLPGFFNAHIHSGFNRTNLEAWARGGVTTVRDLCGPTLFVWRDSVRENPACARLVAAGPMISVPNGYPYVPWGASCMLPVYSVDDARQKTAQLLAEGADIIKISMESGESFGMEIPSLSHDEASAIVEVAHEHGTLVSAHVLVSYDLGRALEAGADDMAHMITDFLPDSTVDQMITDTIYWVPTLELWQKVGYGTVDAAIINLRKFVQAGGEVALGTDYDGYDAVFQIGMPLDEMNLMRRSGMSEMDIIVAGTKNAARVCNLEDEIGTLEIGKIADILVVNSNPLEDINNLADILMVIHDGVVIRDER from the coding sequence ATGAAAAACAGCGGGCTGATACTCCTGCTGGCCTTTGTCATCTTCGGATCCTGCAACAACGCGACCTCGCCCGATGAAATCGGCGACAGGTTCGCTTTTATCAACTTTACCCTCATCGATGGTACCGGCAGTGCTCCGGTTTCCGATGCCGCTCTGGTGGTCGAAAACGGCCGCATAACCGCTGTCGGCTCGGTCGGCTCAACACCGATTCCTGCCAGTCTGCCAATAATCGACCTCTCAGGAGCTTATGTCCTTCCGGGGTTTTTCAACGCTCACATTCACAGCGGCTTCAATCGAACCAACCTCGAAGCATGGGCGCGCGGCGGCGTCACCACCGTTCGCGACCTCTGCGGCCCAACCCTCTTTGTCTGGCGCGACAGTGTCCGTGAGAATCCCGCCTGCGCCCGACTGGTTGCGGCCGGCCCGATGATCAGCGTTCCGAACGGCTACCCCTATGTGCCCTGGGGGGCATCATGTATGCTTCCGGTATATTCCGTCGATGACGCCCGGCAGAAAACCGCTCAACTGCTTGCCGAGGGCGCTGATATCATAAAGATAAGCATGGAATCAGGCGAGAGCTTCGGTATGGAAATACCCTCACTTTCACACGATGAAGCTTCGGCCATCGTCGAAGTCGCCCATGAACACGGCACTCTGGTGTCGGCTCATGTTCTCGTTTCGTATGACCTCGGGCGCGCGCTCGAGGCCGGCGCCGATGATATGGCCCACATGATTACAGATTTTCTCCCCGATAGCACTGTAGACCAGATGATCACCGACACTATCTACTGGGTCCCCACACTCGAACTCTGGCAGAAAGTGGGATATGGTACGGTCGACGCGGCTATTATCAACCTTCGCAAATTCGTTCAGGCCGGGGGAGAGGTTGCGCTTGGCACCGATTACGACGGCTACGATGCTGTTTTCCAGATTGGTATGCCGCTGGATGAAATGAACCTTATGCGGCGCTCGGGGATGTCGGAGATGGACATCATAGTTGCCGGCACCAAGAACGCCGCCAGGGTTTGCAACTTAGAGGATGAGATTGGAACACTGGAAATCGGCAAGATTGCCGATATCCTTGTTGTTAACAGCAACCCGCTCGAAGACATCAACAACCTGGCTGATATTCTGATGGTAATCCACGATGGTGTCGTGATCCGCGACGAAAGATAG
- a CDS encoding pitrilysin family protein yields MRKCFVSAVLITVLMLVFSISTATAQNIDAKEYRLDNGMQVLMVERHESPTIMASIFAKVGSANEITGITGISHLFEHMMFKGTETIGTKDIVRDREIMAQLDSLRALMRTEERIMREQLRRGEIDDLYDPVSKTPRYREIEKVFDSLILEQRQLIIKDQLDELYSKNGGFFLNAFTSEDMTGYLVRLPKNKIELYMWLESDRFNNPVFREFYSERDVVREERRLGVESTPTGLIEEDFLSMFWKSSSYHWDVIGWPSDLGSITRAQADQYFETYYAPNNLVMILVGDLEPDKMIKMVKEYFERIPRGKVDPPDVTTLEEKQYGEKRLLAEAESSPKAEIWYHTVAWKHPDSYPLEVLAGIMSGKTGRLYKKLVDEKGIAKSSGGGGGRMMPGDDLAVGANQDSRKYAGAFQMSAEAVSGVRAEQLEEAMYEMIEDLKTNPVAEEELQKVKNQLMVQKIRFMDIMSGIGILFYLGQNAAYGDWTEANNGLKKMELVTADDIMRVANKYFADDQRNVLIINSKETAGGQEMQEAGEDDQFNQKVTMINSMTDATKLQQMIAMVSMQLDKIEDPKEKEMTEKLLGVANKKLAELKAAEGN; encoded by the coding sequence ATGCGAAAATGCTTTGTATCTGCGGTCCTGATTACCGTGCTGATGCTGGTTTTCAGTATCTCCACGGCGACCGCCCAGAATATCGACGCCAAAGAATACCGGCTCGATAACGGCATGCAGGTCCTTATGGTCGAGCGCCACGAATCACCAACGATAATGGCCTCCATATTCGCCAAGGTCGGCTCGGCCAACGAAATTACCGGTATCACCGGTATATCCCACCTGTTCGAACACATGATGTTCAAAGGCACGGAAACAATAGGAACCAAAGACATCGTTCGCGACCGTGAAATAATGGCGCAGCTTGATTCCCTGCGCGCTCTGATGAGAACCGAAGAACGAATCATGCGCGAACAACTGCGGCGGGGCGAGATCGACGACCTCTACGACCCCGTTTCCAAGACTCCCCGCTACCGCGAAATCGAAAAGGTCTTCGACAGCCTCATCCTCGAACAAAGACAACTCATCATCAAAGACCAGCTCGATGAACTCTACTCCAAAAACGGCGGCTTCTTTCTCAACGCCTTCACCAGCGAAGATATGACCGGATATCTTGTTCGCTTGCCGAAAAACAAAATCGAACTCTATATGTGGCTCGAATCGGACCGTTTCAATAACCCCGTCTTCAGAGAATTCTACTCGGAGCGCGATGTTGTCCGCGAAGAACGACGCCTCGGGGTCGAGTCAACCCCGACCGGACTCATCGAAGAAGATTTTCTTTCCATGTTCTGGAAATCATCGTCGTACCACTGGGACGTAATAGGCTGGCCGTCTGATCTGGGTAGTATCACCCGCGCTCAGGCCGATCAATACTTTGAAACCTACTACGCCCCGAATAATCTGGTCATGATCCTGGTCGGCGATCTCGAGCCGGACAAGATGATCAAGATGGTAAAGGAGTATTTCGAGCGTATCCCGCGCGGCAAAGTGGATCCGCCTGATGTTACCACTCTTGAAGAGAAACAATACGGGGAAAAGCGGTTGCTTGCCGAAGCGGAGTCCAGTCCCAAAGCCGAGATCTGGTATCACACCGTGGCGTGGAAACATCCCGACAGCTACCCGCTTGAGGTTCTGGCCGGAATCATGAGCGGCAAAACGGGACGTCTTTACAAAAAGCTCGTCGATGAAAAAGGTATCGCTAAAAGCTCCGGTGGCGGCGGTGGCCGCATGATGCCGGGTGATGATCTCGCGGTCGGCGCCAATCAGGACTCCAGAAAATACGCGGGAGCTTTCCAGATGTCAGCCGAGGCGGTATCGGGCGTCAGGGCCGAACAACTCGAAGAGGCCATGTATGAGATGATTGAAGACCTGAAAACCAACCCGGTTGCCGAAGAAGAACTCCAGAAAGTCAAAAACCAACTGATGGTACAGAAAATCCGATTCATGGATATCATGTCCGGAATAGGCATTCTGTTCTATCTTGGTCAGAACGCCGCCTATGGCGACTGGACCGAAGCCAACAACGGGCTCAAGAAAATGGAACTGGTGACAGCCGATGACATCATGCGCGTCGCCAACAAGTATTTCGCCGACGACCAGCGAAACGTCCTGATAATAAACAGCAAAGAGACAGCCGGCGGTCAGGAGATGCAGGAGGCTGGTGAGGATGATCAGTTTAACCAGAAGGTTACCATGATCAATTCCATGACTGATGCTACCAAACTTCAGCAGATGATAGCTATGGTTTCGATGCAGCTCGACAAAATCGAAGACCCGAAAGAAAAGGAAATGACGGAGAAACTGCTCGGCGTCGCCAACAAGAAACTGGCCGAATTGAAAGCCGCCGAAGGAAACTAA
- a CDS encoding pitrilysin family protein yields the protein MNKSYYMSSGRLAAVAAILAMTILLAFVASVTAADIVDHPEKLKYEKLQYQPPKPQDFRHTLKCGATAYVIENPEMPTFDLAIIVKTGSMYDPVEKAGLANMTAYLMRNGGVEGMTASALDERLAYLAGEISIRMEDDRGEASLFCLSKDIDEGLGLLSKVIRTPVFDQQALDRYRTDILSELEQRNASTSDIERREWEFLMYGNHPCTTPLRQTEGSVNSITREDMIEFHQKYFFPGNFIFAVSGDFKTDEILAKLDSMLEGWGDHELTLPEITENIPEPKPGVYMLKKEDVNQSRVLIGHLGVTRDIPDEFALAVMNDILGGGGFTSRIVRRVRSDEGLSYSVGSRFDRPVLYPGTFRAWFQTKHETAAFGTGLMVKEIKRIREEKCDPEIVENSKASFIGNLVNPFSGKNLIVNTFASDDYTGRPDNYWQDYEKNFEAVTPDDVLAAAQKYLHPDKLVYLVVGDPEAAEQGSDKHSEHFSDFGEITIIPLRDPMTLEIK from the coding sequence ATGAATAAATCATACTATATGTCATCAGGTCGACTGGCGGCAGTGGCAGCCATCCTGGCGATGACCATTCTGCTGGCCTTCGTCGCCAGTGTGACTGCGGCCGATATCGTCGACCACCCCGAAAAACTGAAATACGAAAAACTGCAATATCAACCACCCAAACCCCAGGACTTTCGCCATACCCTGAAGTGCGGCGCGACTGCCTACGTTATCGAAAATCCGGAAATGCCCACCTTCGATCTTGCTATCATCGTGAAAACCGGCTCCATGTATGATCCGGTCGAAAAAGCCGGTCTGGCCAATATGACGGCGTATCTCATGCGAAACGGCGGGGTCGAAGGTATGACCGCAAGCGCTCTCGATGAACGTCTGGCTTACCTTGCCGGCGAAATCTCCATACGTATGGAAGATGACAGGGGAGAGGCCAGCCTTTTCTGCCTGTCGAAAGATATCGATGAAGGCCTCGGCCTGCTCTCCAAAGTCATCCGTACCCCGGTGTTCGACCAGCAGGCCCTGGATCGTTACCGCACCGACATCCTGTCCGAACTGGAACAGCGCAATGCTTCGACTTCGGATATAGAAAGACGCGAATGGGAATTTCTCATGTACGGTAATCACCCGTGCACGACACCACTTCGGCAAACCGAAGGTTCAGTCAATTCCATCACCCGCGAGGATATGATAGAATTTCACCAGAAATATTTCTTCCCCGGCAATTTCATCTTCGCCGTCTCCGGTGACTTCAAGACCGATGAAATCCTGGCCAAACTGGACAGCATGCTCGAAGGATGGGGCGATCACGAACTCACCCTTCCGGAAATCACTGAAAACATTCCCGAGCCGAAACCGGGCGTCTACATGCTCAAGAAAGAGGATGTCAACCAATCGCGTGTTCTTATTGGTCATTTGGGAGTGACGAGAGATATCCCGGATGAATTCGCGCTGGCAGTCATGAACGATATCCTTGGAGGCGGCGGATTCACTTCGCGTATAGTCCGACGTGTACGTTCCGATGAGGGATTATCCTACAGTGTGGGCAGCCGATTCGACCGCCCGGTTCTGTATCCCGGTACCTTCCGGGCCTGGTTTCAAACCAAGCACGAAACGGCCGCCTTTGGCACGGGCCTCATGGTGAAGGAAATCAAACGTATCCGAGAGGAAAAGTGCGATCCTGAAATTGTCGAGAACTCTAAAGCCTCATTTATCGGAAATCTCGTCAACCCGTTTAGCGGCAAGAACCTCATTGTCAACACTTTTGCCTCGGATGATTACACGGGAAGACCCGATAATTATTGGCAGGATTACGAAAAGAACTTCGAGGCGGTAACCCCCGATGATGTTCTGGCGGCGGCGCAAAAATATCTGCATCCCGACAAACTTGTCTATCTCGTTGTCGGCGACCCCGAAGCTGCCGAACAAGGTTCGGACAAACACTCCGAACACTTCTCGGACTTCGGCGAGATTACGATCATCCCGCTTCGCGATCCTATGACACTCGAAATCAAGTAG